From one Lycium ferocissimum isolate CSIRO_LF1 chromosome 5, AGI_CSIRO_Lferr_CH_V1, whole genome shotgun sequence genomic stretch:
- the LOC132056610 gene encoding dehydration-responsive element-binding protein 1A-like — MDIFRSYSSDPLTDSSSTSDHSSSTNLIEYSAVLLASNNPKKPARRKKFQETRHPVYRGVRKRNSGKWVCEVREPNKNSRIWLGTYPTVEMAARAHDVAAIALRGRSACLNFADSAWRLPTPASSDTKDIQKAAAEAAGAFRPRESERASGESWTPETPQSMSFVDEEELFYMPELLADMAEGLMLPPPQYVEIEDHAEVDADMSLWSYSR; from the coding sequence ATGGATATTTTTCGAAGCTACTCCTCGGACCCACTTACTGACTCATCATCAACGTCTGATCATAGCAGCTCTACTAATCTTATTGAATATTCGGCAGTTCTGTTGGCTTCAAACAACCCCAAGAAGCCAGCTCGGAGAAAGAAGTTTCAGGAAACTCGACATCCAGTATACAGAGGAGTGAGGAAGAGGAACTCAGGCAAGTGGGTTTGTGAAGTCAGAGAACCCAACAAAAACTCAAGGATTTGGCTTGGCACTTACCCAACAGTAGAAATGGCAGCAAGAGCTCATGACGTGGCAGCTATAGCATTAAGGGGTCGTTCTGCTTGCTTGAACTTTGCTGACTCTGCTTGGAGGTTGCCTACCCCGGCTTCCTCTGACACCAAGGATATTCAAAAGGCGGCTGCAGAGGCCGCTGGAGCTTTTCGGCCACGAGAGTCAGAAAGAGCTTCAGGAGAATCTTGGACTCCTGAAACACCACAGAGTATGTCCTTCGTGGATGAAGAAGAACTCTTCTACATGCCGGAATTACTTGCTGATATGGCTGAAGGACTAATGCTACCTCCACCGCAATATGTAGAAATCGAAGACCATGCGGAAGTTGATGCTGACATGTCTTTATGGAGCTATTCTAGATAA
- the LOC132056608 gene encoding uncharacterized protein LOC132056608 → MERCRLLLFLAILSSIFGLLHASAGDADPLYRACVDQCEKTGCVGEKCSQHCNFTSGGSPIDGPWYLQEPLYLRWKQWDCLSDCRYHCMLAREEERKKVGLNPVKYHGKWPFQRVNGIQEPVSVALSALNLAVQFHGWVSFFILVNYKLPFGPNRKPYYEYTGLWHIYATFSMNSWFWSAVFHSRDVNLTEKLDYSSAVALLGFSLILAVLRVFNVRDEASRVMVSAPIIAFVTTHILYLNCYQLDYGLNMKVCLAMGILQLILWAVWAGVTRHPSRWKVWVVVIGGGLASLLEIYDFPPYRGFVDAHALWHATTIPLTYLWWSFVRDDSEFRTATLIKKAK, encoded by the exons ATGGAACGGTGTCGTTTGCTTCTATTCCTTGCTATTCTCTCCTCTATTTTTGGACTCCTTCATGCTAGTGCCGGCGATGCCGATCCGCTTTACAG AGCTTGTGTTGATCAGTGTGAGAAGACTGGATGCGTGGGGGAAAAATGCTCTCAACATTGTAATTTCACTTCCGGTGGGAGTCCCATTGATGGTCCATGGTATCTGCAGGAACCACTTTATCTGAGATGGAAACAATGGGACTGCCTCAGTGATTGTCGTTACCACTGCATGCTTGCCAGAGAGGAAGAACGGAAGAAAGTTGGTCTTAATCCTGTCAAATATCATGGAAAATGGCCTTTTCAGCGTGTCAATGGAATCCAG GAACCTGTTTCTGTAGCTCTTTCCGCTCTTAACCTTGCTGTACAATTCCATGGATGGGTATCCTTTTTCATTTTGGTGAATTACAAGCTGCCCTTTGGACCAAACAGAAAGCCATATTATGAATATACCGGCTTGTGGCATATTTATGCTACTTTTTCGATGAATTCCTGGTTCTGGAGTGCTGTTTTCCATAGTAG aGACGTAAACTTGACTGAGAAGCTAGACTATTCGTCTGCCGTTGCATTGCTGGGGTTTTCTCTTATCTTGGCTGTATTGCGAGTTTTTAATGTGAGAGACGAGGCATCAAGAGTAATGGTTTCTGCTCCCATTATTGCATTTGTGACAACCCACATCTTATATCTGAACTGTTACCAGCTCGACTATG GGTTGAACATGAAAGTCTGTCTGGCTATGGGCATTCTGCAGCTTATCTTATGGGCTGTCTGGGCAGGCGTTACTCGCCATCCATCACGCTGGAAAGTATGGGTTGTGGTGATTGGTGGAGGTCTCGCTTCACTCCTTGAGATATATGACTTTCCTCCCTATAGGGGATTTGTGGATGCCCATGCTCTATGGCATGCCACCACCATTCCCCTGACCTACTTGTGGTGGAGCTTTGTGCGGGATGACAGTGAATTCAGGACAGCAACTCTCATCAAGAAAGCAAAGTAG
- the LOC132056607 gene encoding ABC transporter B family member 28 isoform X2 → MATVPNTFCLPFTSVTTQRRHNQRPLLHRYNVPSHCSISSTQLFRPQLVKCQKLKGSVISSAYITGPAFDAIVSENDPKFEESDDNSSLEPIEVISWGFLWKLVARNKLRLLACVFTLVGCTTCTLTMPLLSGRFFEVLIGTRPEPLLELLSKVGLLYALEPIFTIIYVVNMNSIWEKVMSSLRAQIFQRVLIQKVDFFDRYKVGELTALLTSDLGSLKNIVSENTSRDRGFRALSEVVGTLSLLFALSPQLAPILGVLMLAVSILVALYKRSTVNVFKAHGLVQASIADSVTESFSAIRTVRSFSGEKRQMSVFARQVLEYESSGIKLGTFKSFNESVTRVAVYISLMALYCLGGSKVKAGEMSVGIVASFIGYTFTLTFAVQGLVNTFGDLRAALAATERINSVLSDAEIDEALAYSLEKDMKQKKVQDETLELYLVNDSNEKKQSRKRYMSTLKFGSSVRKLAETGDICLEGVDFSYPVRPDVEILRDLNLTLKCGTVTALVGPSGAGKSTVVQLLARFYEPTRGRITVAGEDLRTFDKSEWARVVSIVNQEPVLFSVSVGENIAYALPDEDVSKDDVIKAAKAANAHEFIISMPQKLTGL, encoded by the exons ATGGCTACTGTACCCAACACCTTCTGTCTTCCCTTCACTTCCGTCACTACACAACGCCGTCACAACCAACGTCCGTTACTCCACCGTTACAATGTTCCTTCTCATTGCTCCATCTCATCAACACAACTGTTTCGTCCACAATTAGTTAAGTGCCAGAAACTGAAAGGGTCCGTTATATCTTCAGCTTACATTACAGGCCCTGCTTTTGATGCTATTGTTTCTGAAAATGATCCTAAATTTGAAGAATCGGATGATAATAGTAGTTTAGAGCCAATTGAAGTTATAAGTTGGGGATTTTTGTGGAAACTTGTGGCGAGAAACAAGTTGAGGCTACTTGCTTGTGTTTTCACTCTTGTTGGTTGTACCACTTGTACTCTCACCATGCCTTTACTTTCTG GACGATTTTTTGAGGTACTTATTGGAACAAGACCAGAGCCACTGTTGGAACTGCTTAGTAAAGTGGGACTTTTATACGCCCTGGAGCCAATTTTTACAATTATCTATGTGGTGAACATGAATTCCATTTGGGAGAAGGTTATGTCTAGCTTAAGGGCTCAAATTTTTCAGAGAGTACTAATTCAAAAG GTGGACTTTTTCGACCGTTACAAG GTTGGTGAATTAACAGCTCTATTAACATCTGATCTGGGTTCGCTCAAAAATATTGTCAGTGAGAATACTTCACGGGATCGTGGTTTTAGGGCACTATCAGAG GTGGTAGGAACATTATCCTTATTGTTTGCTCTATCTCCCCAACTTGCACCAATTCTGGGCGTACTCATGCTCGCCGTGTCTATTTTAGTcg CTCTGTACAAGAGGTCAACTGTAAATGTCTTCAAAGCTCATGGACTGGTCCAAGCATCAATAGCTGATTCTGTGACTGAATCATTTTCTGCCATTCGCACT GTGAGGTCATTTAGTGGGGAGAAGCGTCAGATGTCAGTATTTGCGCGCCAG GTACTCGAGTATGAGAGTAGTGGCATAAAGCTTGGAACCTTCAAATCCTTCAATGAGTCAGTGACTAGGGTGGCCGTTTATATCTCCTTGATGGCTTTATATTGTCTTGGTGGAAGCAAAGTAAAGGCA GGTGAAATGTCAGTGGGAATTGTGGCTTCATTTATCGGATATACATTTACATTAACTTTTGCA GTTCAAGGCCTCGTAAATACCTTTGGAGACCTTCGTGCAGCTTTAGCAGCAACTGAGAGAATTAACTCTGTTTTATCCGATGCTGAAATTGATGAAGCGCTTGCATATTCTTTAGAAAAAGACATGAAGCAAAAGAAGGTCCAAGATGAGACTTTAGAATTATACTTGGTGAATGATTCTAACGAGAAGAAGCAATCTAGGAAAAGATACATGTCTACATTAAAATTTGGTAGCAGTGTGCGAAAGCTGGCAGAGACTGGTGATATCTGTCTTGAAG GTGTTGATTTCTCATATCCAGTGAGGCCTGATGTGGAAATCCTTCGTGATCTTAATTTAACTCTAAAATGTGGAACTGTTACAGCTCTGGTGGGACCAAGTGGTGCAGGGAAAAGTACAGTAGTACAGCTATTAGCGCGTTTCTATGAG CCAACTCGAGGTCGCATAACTGTTGCCGGAGAAGATTTGCGAACATTTGATAAGAGCGAGTGGGCGCGGGTTGTCTCTATAGTGAATCAA GAACCTGTTCTTTTCTCTGTATCGGTTGGAGAAAATATTGCTTATGCTCTCCCTGATGAGGATGTATCCAAGGATGATGTGATAAAGGCAGCCAAGGCTGCTAATGCTCACGAGTTCATAATTTCAATGCCACAG AAACTGACAGGGTTATGA
- the LOC132056607 gene encoding ABC transporter B family member 28 isoform X1 — translation MATVPNTFCLPFTSVTTQRRHNQRPLLHRYNVPSHCSISSTQLFRPQLVKCQKLKGSVISSAYITGPAFDAIVSENDPKFEESDDNSSLEPIEVISWGFLWKLVARNKLRLLACVFTLVGCTTCTLTMPLLSGRFFEVLIGTRPEPLLELLSKVGLLYALEPIFTIIYVVNMNSIWEKVMSSLRAQIFQRVLIQKVDFFDRYKVGELTALLTSDLGSLKNIVSENTSRDRGFRALSEVVGTLSLLFALSPQLAPILGVLMLAVSILVALYKRSTVNVFKAHGLVQASIADSVTESFSAIRTVRSFSGEKRQMSVFARQVLEYESSGIKLGTFKSFNESVTRVAVYISLMALYCLGGSKVKAGEMSVGIVASFIGYTFTLTFAVQGLVNTFGDLRAALAATERINSVLSDAEIDEALAYSLEKDMKQKKVQDETLELYLVNDSNEKKQSRKRYMSTLKFGSSVRKLAETGDICLEGVDFSYPVRPDVEILRDLNLTLKCGTVTALVGPSGAGKSTVVQLLARFYEPTRGRITVAGEDLRTFDKSEWARVVSIVNQEPVLFSVSVGENIAYALPDEDVSKDDVIKAAKAANAHEFIISMPQGYDTLVGERGGLLSGGQRQRIAIARALLKNAPILILDEATSALDTVSERLVQEALDHLMKGRTTLVIAHRLSTVQNADQIALCSDGKIAELGTHLELLERKGQYASLVDTQRLAFE, via the exons ATGGCTACTGTACCCAACACCTTCTGTCTTCCCTTCACTTCCGTCACTACACAACGCCGTCACAACCAACGTCCGTTACTCCACCGTTACAATGTTCCTTCTCATTGCTCCATCTCATCAACACAACTGTTTCGTCCACAATTAGTTAAGTGCCAGAAACTGAAAGGGTCCGTTATATCTTCAGCTTACATTACAGGCCCTGCTTTTGATGCTATTGTTTCTGAAAATGATCCTAAATTTGAAGAATCGGATGATAATAGTAGTTTAGAGCCAATTGAAGTTATAAGTTGGGGATTTTTGTGGAAACTTGTGGCGAGAAACAAGTTGAGGCTACTTGCTTGTGTTTTCACTCTTGTTGGTTGTACCACTTGTACTCTCACCATGCCTTTACTTTCTG GACGATTTTTTGAGGTACTTATTGGAACAAGACCAGAGCCACTGTTGGAACTGCTTAGTAAAGTGGGACTTTTATACGCCCTGGAGCCAATTTTTACAATTATCTATGTGGTGAACATGAATTCCATTTGGGAGAAGGTTATGTCTAGCTTAAGGGCTCAAATTTTTCAGAGAGTACTAATTCAAAAG GTGGACTTTTTCGACCGTTACAAG GTTGGTGAATTAACAGCTCTATTAACATCTGATCTGGGTTCGCTCAAAAATATTGTCAGTGAGAATACTTCACGGGATCGTGGTTTTAGGGCACTATCAGAG GTGGTAGGAACATTATCCTTATTGTTTGCTCTATCTCCCCAACTTGCACCAATTCTGGGCGTACTCATGCTCGCCGTGTCTATTTTAGTcg CTCTGTACAAGAGGTCAACTGTAAATGTCTTCAAAGCTCATGGACTGGTCCAAGCATCAATAGCTGATTCTGTGACTGAATCATTTTCTGCCATTCGCACT GTGAGGTCATTTAGTGGGGAGAAGCGTCAGATGTCAGTATTTGCGCGCCAG GTACTCGAGTATGAGAGTAGTGGCATAAAGCTTGGAACCTTCAAATCCTTCAATGAGTCAGTGACTAGGGTGGCCGTTTATATCTCCTTGATGGCTTTATATTGTCTTGGTGGAAGCAAAGTAAAGGCA GGTGAAATGTCAGTGGGAATTGTGGCTTCATTTATCGGATATACATTTACATTAACTTTTGCA GTTCAAGGCCTCGTAAATACCTTTGGAGACCTTCGTGCAGCTTTAGCAGCAACTGAGAGAATTAACTCTGTTTTATCCGATGCTGAAATTGATGAAGCGCTTGCATATTCTTTAGAAAAAGACATGAAGCAAAAGAAGGTCCAAGATGAGACTTTAGAATTATACTTGGTGAATGATTCTAACGAGAAGAAGCAATCTAGGAAAAGATACATGTCTACATTAAAATTTGGTAGCAGTGTGCGAAAGCTGGCAGAGACTGGTGATATCTGTCTTGAAG GTGTTGATTTCTCATATCCAGTGAGGCCTGATGTGGAAATCCTTCGTGATCTTAATTTAACTCTAAAATGTGGAACTGTTACAGCTCTGGTGGGACCAAGTGGTGCAGGGAAAAGTACAGTAGTACAGCTATTAGCGCGTTTCTATGAG CCAACTCGAGGTCGCATAACTGTTGCCGGAGAAGATTTGCGAACATTTGATAAGAGCGAGTGGGCGCGGGTTGTCTCTATAGTGAATCAA GAACCTGTTCTTTTCTCTGTATCGGTTGGAGAAAATATTGCTTATGCTCTCCCTGATGAGGATGTATCCAAGGATGATGTGATAAAGGCAGCCAAGGCTGCTAATGCTCACGAGTTCATAATTTCAATGCCACAG GGTTATGACACATTGGTTGGTGAACGTGGTGGTCTATTGAGTGGTGGACAGAGGCAG CGAATTGCTATTGCAAGGGCTCTACTGAAGAATGCCCCTATTTTGATTCTTGATGAG GCCACTAGTGCTTTAGACACGGTAAGTGAGCGTCTAGTCCAAGAAGCCCTGGACCATCTGATGAAGGGACGAACAACTTTGGTAATTGCTCACAGATTGAGCACAGTTCAGAATGCTGATCAAATTGCCCTTTGTTCTGATGGGAAGATTGCGGAGTTGGGAACACACTTAGAGTTGTTGGAAAGGAAGGGTCAATATGCTTCTCTGGTTGACACTCAGAGGCTTGCATTTGAATAA
- the LOC132056609 gene encoding uncharacterized protein LOC132056609, with amino-acid sequence MGSQIYSPTPQFSCQLPITKSRHVSSYSSLQLKPRISITSSQQQPQSTSVVTETPIPRTSTYNVDFKTFDACKLGISRYPDFVYNAKGGTGTGAGKKIESSEEIAVDFDLEKLYIPPLTSATAKFLGLPLPPFLKIAVEPELLRGYVNQETGKVNLDFKAKFWFSVGTIYRAPPLLVETLLTSEETKGRIREGKGERLNEEGRCKLVGIATVEPIDDLFMNTFLSLPTECLAKMNATLLFSNT; translated from the exons ATGGGTTCTCAAATTTACTCACCAACTCCTCAATTCTCATGCCAACTTCCCATAACCAAATCAAGACATGTATCTTCATATTCCTCACTTCAGTTAAAACCTAGAATCAGCATCACAAGTTCTCAGCAACAGCCACAGTCTACTAGTGTTGTTACTGAGACACCAATTCCAAGAACTAGTACATACAATGTGGACTTCAAGACTTTTGATGCTTGCAAACTTGGTATTTCTAGATATCCAGATTTTGTGTATAATGCCAAAGGAGGTACAGGTACTGGAGCGGGAAAAAAGATTGAGTCAAGTGAGGAAATTGCTGTTGATTTTGACTTGGAAAAGTTGTACATTCCTCCATTAACATCTGCAACTGCTAAGTTCTTGGGATTGCCATTGCCCCCTTTTCTGAAGATTGCTGTTGAACCTGAACTCCTTAGAGGATATGTCAACCAAGAAACTGGCAAG GTTAATCTAGACTTCAAGGCCAAGTTCTGGTTTTCAGTTGGAACCATCTACAGAGCGCCACCACTGCTCGTGGAGACACTTTTAACGTCAGAAGAAACGAAGGGAAGAATTAGAGAAGGAAAAGGGGAGAGGCTAAATGAAGAAGGAAGGTGCAAACTTGTTGGGATAGCAACAGTTGAACCTATTGACGACTTGTTTATGAATACATTCCTTAGCCTTCCAACAGAATGtcttgcaaaaatgaatgccACCCTCTTATTTTCCAATACCTAG
- the LOC132056612 gene encoding calcium-dependent protein kinase 26, whose protein sequence is MAVAKSSNSNTESSLNSCSCYKVANLSDTILDASHTANLHDRYVLGEQLGWGQFGIIRTCSDKFTGEVLACKSIAKNRLVTQEDVRSVKLEIEIMTRLSGHPNVVDLKAVYEEEDYVHLVMELCAGGELFHQLERHGRFSEAEARVLFRDLMEVVMYCHHKGIVHRDLKPENILLATKGSSSPIKLADFGLATYIKPGQSLQGTVGSPFYIAPEVLAGGYNQAADIWSAGVILYILLSGIPPFWGKTKSKIFDAVRAADLRFPSDRWDTISSSAKELIKGMLCTDPSQRLTTQQILDHAWVRDSSPHFNEPCLEVHSDEGSSCCSSLMARNQDISFGTGSAILIDAQSPKFTCRTSFSTLLTEHSTTSYGSAVFSFSSTGGPNGHDFASPVLTLPSFTFFGSSLVVDQGSYEVDLSVTTSDVDLLHKDASVEQVFMLSDSPVGFEQVVRDKTAEVRKSGSNGSRTLGIQSRRNHTIGLGEFEQIDIVVTESVIRWASCTCLPTATSLRSSLVC, encoded by the exons ATGGCTGTTGCCAAGAGCAGCAACAGCAACACTGAATCATCACTTAATTCATGTAGTTGCTATAAAGTTGCAAACCTGAGTGATACCATTTTGGATGCGAGTCATACTGCTAATCTGCATGATCGTTACGTTCTCGGAGAACAGCTGGGGTGGGGCCAGTTTGGGATAATTAGGACATGCTCTGACAAGTTCACTGGAGAGGTGTTGGCCTGTAAATCAATTGCTAAAAATAGACTGGTGACTCAGGAGGATGTGCGAAGTGTTAAGCTTGAAATTGAAATAATGACCAGGCTTTCTGGCCACCCGAATGTCGTAGATCTCAAGGCGGTTTATGAGGAAGAAGATTATGTACACCTAGTAATGGAGCTTTGTGCTGGGGGAGAACTTTTCCACCAGCTTGAGAGGCATGGTAGATTTTCCGAGGCTGAGGCTAGGGTTCTCTTCCGTGACCTAATGGAAGTGGTGATGTACTGTCATCATAAAGGCATTGTACACAGAGATCTTAAGCCGGAGAACATTCTCTTGGCTACAAAGGGTTCTTCTTCTCCGATAAAATTAGCTGATTTTGGTCTTGCAACCTACATCAAGCCAG GTCAAAGTTTGCAAGGTACTGTTGGCAGCCCATTTTATATAGCTCCAGAGGTCCTGGCAGGAGGTTATAATCAAGCAGCTGATATCTGGAGCGCTGGTGTTATTCTTTACATTCTTCTTAGTGGAATACCACCATTTTGGGGGAAGACAAAGTCAAAGATCTTTGATGCTGTCAGGGCAGCTGATTTGCGGTTTCCTTCTGATCGCTGGGATACAATATCGTCTTCAGCAAAAGAGCTGATTAAAGGAATGCTATGTACAGATCCTTCTCAGAGGCTTACGACTCAGCAAATTCTAG ATCATGCATGGGTACGGGATAGCTCTCCGCATTTCAATGAGCCATGCCTTGAAGTGCATTCAGATGAAGGCTCCTCCTGTTGCTCTTCTCTTATGGCTCGGAATCAGGATATCAGTTTTGGGACAGGCTCTGCCATTTTAATTGATGCCCAATCGCCAAAATTCACATGCCGGACATCATTTTCTACGTTACTAACAGAACACTCAACAACTTCCTATGGATCCGCTGTATTCTCTTTCAGTAGTACCGGTGGACCAAATGGCCATGACTTTGCTTCTCCTGTTCTAACACTGCCGAGTTTTACATTCTTCGGCTCGAGTTTAGTTGTTGATCAAGGGAGTTATGAAGTTGATTTATCTGTTACAACATCTGATGTAGATTTACTTCATAAAG ATGCCAGCGTGGAACAGGTGTTTATGCTGTCAGACTCTCCTGTAGGCTTTGAGCAAGTGGTAAGAGATAAGACAGCAGAAGTTAGAAAGAGTGGATCAAATGGATCCAGAACCCTAGGCATCCAGAGCAGGAGGAACCATACAATTGGTCTCGGCGAATTTGAGCAGATTGATATTGTGGTGACTGAATCAGTTATCCGATGGGCATCGTGCACGTGTCTTCCTACTGCCACATCACTCAGGTCTTCTCTTGTCTGTTGA